In Sphingobacterium thalpophilum, a genomic segment contains:
- a CDS encoding histidine kinase, whose amino-acid sequence MSALNRIFPWLLLPLFFIACARKKDGLLPDHDAIAAQIKTLEDQKLTAANGDSIKQAWLTLDQNSIVKKDTVLAARVKYYLARLYAMSGQDSALFFVQQALELIEPTTGNAKYKALIYNGIGNIRSIEAKQREAGYYYNKAATIVLSDTAAGLSTEAKSAILLSAAQNNLSSFQYNLAEKMNRSVLPLIDSLPEGHINRQRVLVQMIQTLNTLQRPAEDIAPFLHQLEELHTKNPDKYNISFLYDSKIQYYETAKKPDSILHYELLKIAIDERLHQQTASSILMNNLFVDYSNVAAIYVSLNKPALGEKFIQKASKLKAQFPKLIFPNNEITFQNSLAAVYRLQGKDKAAIDVLNHLVQLQRGIYQSENTQAIAEMNALYQLQAKDQSIRILNENIKINKLQLQQNRLGLIISSLAVILLIIILFFLYYSFRQRRSRQEKEKVLLQQQLLRTQMEPHFIFNTLSAVQSFMRLDKKENAIKYLNRFSRLLRSNLELSRENLVPLNEELETLENYLILQQMRFEDAFHYHITQPEDQDLSAVMLPPMLIQPYVENAILHGINLETGDGSIDIQFALSADILRVTIKDSGKVNPDIPEITHRSLSGTISRERMQLLGKKASVQTTKDPTAGTKVTLLIPITY is encoded by the coding sequence ATGAGCGCACTGAACCGCATTTTCCCTTGGCTACTACTGCCTTTGTTTTTTATCGCTTGCGCTCGAAAGAAAGACGGATTATTGCCCGACCATGATGCTATTGCTGCACAGATTAAAACGCTCGAAGACCAAAAATTAACTGCAGCAAATGGAGATTCCATCAAACAGGCCTGGTTAACTTTAGACCAAAATTCCATCGTAAAAAAAGACACGGTACTCGCTGCCCGTGTAAAATATTACCTGGCACGACTCTATGCTATGAGCGGTCAAGATTCGGCTCTTTTTTTTGTTCAACAGGCGCTTGAACTCATAGAACCCACCACTGGAAACGCAAAATACAAAGCACTTATTTACAATGGCATAGGAAACATCCGTAGCATAGAAGCAAAACAACGCGAAGCGGGCTATTATTATAACAAAGCCGCCACGATTGTTTTGTCGGATACCGCTGCAGGACTGTCAACCGAAGCAAAATCAGCGATATTATTGTCCGCTGCCCAAAACAACTTGAGCTCCTTCCAGTATAACCTTGCCGAAAAAATGAATCGTTCGGTACTCCCCCTAATTGATTCACTACCGGAAGGACATATTAACCGACAACGCGTATTGGTACAAATGATACAGACGCTGAACACCTTACAACGGCCAGCAGAAGATATTGCCCCCTTCCTTCATCAACTCGAAGAATTACACACTAAAAATCCAGACAAATACAACATTAGTTTTCTTTACGATTCGAAGATCCAATACTATGAAACGGCTAAGAAACCAGATTCCATTTTACATTACGAGTTGCTAAAAATAGCAATAGATGAACGCTTGCACCAACAGACAGCGTCCTCTATACTGATGAACAATTTATTTGTAGATTACAGTAATGTAGCCGCAATCTATGTTTCATTAAATAAACCGGCATTGGGAGAAAAATTCATCCAAAAAGCCAGCAAACTTAAAGCGCAGTTTCCCAAATTGATCTTTCCCAACAACGAAATTACATTTCAAAACAGTCTCGCAGCCGTCTATCGCCTGCAAGGAAAAGATAAAGCAGCTATAGACGTACTAAATCACCTTGTGCAATTACAAAGGGGTATTTACCAATCGGAGAATACACAAGCGATCGCAGAAATGAATGCCCTATATCAACTCCAGGCGAAAGATCAGTCTATTCGTATACTGAACGAAAATATCAAGATCAATAAACTTCAGCTACAACAAAATCGTTTAGGACTGATCATTTCCTCCTTGGCGGTTATTCTATTGATCATCATACTTTTCTTCCTATATTACAGTTTTCGCCAGCGACGCTCCAGGCAAGAGAAAGAAAAGGTTTTATTGCAGCAGCAGTTGTTGCGCACACAGATGGAACCGCACTTTATTTTCAATACCCTTTCCGCTGTACAGAGCTTCATGCGCCTGGATAAAAAAGAAAATGCCATCAAATATTTGAACCGTTTCAGCCGACTATTACGTAGCAATCTCGAATTAAGCCGTGAAAACCTCGTTCCATTAAATGAGGAACTTGAAACCCTAGAAAACTATTTGATCTTACAGCAAATGCGTTTTGAAGATGCTTTTCATTACCACATCACACAACCTGAAGATCAAGATTTAAGTGCAGTCATGCTACCGCCAATGCTGATACAACCCTATGTTGAAAATGCAATTCTGCACGGTATAAACCTCGAAACGGGCGATGGTAGTATTGACATCCAGTTTGCGTTGTCTGCAGATATCCTACGGGTGACGATTAAAGATAGCGGTAAAGTCAATCCAGACATTCCTGAAATTACACATCGTTCACTCTCTGGAACAATCAGTCGCGAACGTATGCAATTGTTAGGAAAAAAAGCGAGTGTTCAGACCACCAAAGACCCAACTGCTGGCACTAAGGTCACACTTCTTATTCCAATTACCTATTAA
- a CDS encoding LytTR family DNA-binding domain-containing protein: MIKVAIIEDEPAVRKEISYLVQQETDVELVGWSDTVTNAVKLIEEKQPDVILMDIQLRDGTAFDILKKLTVIPQNIIFITAYNHFAIKAIKYGALDYLLKPVDQTELNEALERYRRKSENNPQWMRRLSMAQEALHANELPESIALSSIQHVRIVPVHNIVYCKGDGPYTFFFLNDGTKELISKPLKYYEELLPQPYFLRTHQSYLVNRSHISGVNRSEYIVLKNKEEIPISSRRKNSILNQLFPEK; encoded by the coding sequence ATGATCAAAGTAGCCATTATCGAGGATGAACCCGCCGTACGCAAAGAAATCAGCTATTTGGTCCAACAGGAAACTGACGTTGAACTTGTTGGCTGGAGCGATACGGTGACAAATGCTGTAAAATTGATTGAAGAGAAACAACCAGACGTTATACTCATGGATATTCAGCTCCGTGATGGTACAGCATTTGACATCCTAAAAAAGCTAACCGTTATTCCACAGAATATTATTTTCATTACGGCCTACAATCATTTTGCAATCAAAGCCATCAAATACGGTGCTTTGGATTATCTCTTGAAACCGGTCGATCAAACCGAACTAAACGAAGCCTTAGAACGTTACCGGCGTAAAAGCGAAAACAATCCCCAATGGATGCGACGTTTATCAATGGCACAAGAAGCTTTACATGCCAACGAACTTCCCGAAAGCATTGCTTTGTCTTCCATACAGCATGTACGTATCGTCCCTGTTCACAACATCGTATACTGCAAAGGAGACGGTCCCTATACTTTTTTCTTTTTAAATGATGGTACCAAAGAGTTAATCTCTAAACCCCTCAAATATTATGAAGAGTTATTGCCACAGCCTTATTTCTTACGCACCCATCAATCTTATCTTGTCAACAGGTCGCATATTTCTGGTGTCAATCGTTCCGAGTATATTGTCTTAAAGAACAAAGAGGAAATTCCAATTTCATCACGCAGAAAAAATTCGATCTTAAATCAGCTTTTCCCAGAAAAATGA